One Streptomyces dangxiongensis genomic window, AGCGATGGTCGTCTGCGGCATGTAGGCACACCCCAATGTCGTATGGCGGTTGGTTGCTTCCCTCCACAGAAGCCTGGCGGCCCGCGATGGAGGCCCGGACGCGAGTCGCTCGAACCCCGCTCAGGCGAGGTCGTCGCGGGTCACCACGCGTGAGGCGACCCGGAGTTCGCCGACGACGCGGACCAGCACGTCGTCACAGACACAGACGCGGTGCACCTGCGACTCGCCGCCGGCCGGGGACGTGTACACGATGGCGTACGAACGCACGCGGACCGTGTCGTCCGGCTGCTCCGAGACGTCGAACATGCCGATGAAGTGGCGGTGCCGCGTGCCGCTCGCCGCCAGTTGGGCCGCGGTGCGTCCGGTGGCCGCGGCCAGGGCGGGCCGCCCGACCACCGGCTCGGGCAGCGTGGGCACCTCGAAGGTGGCGTCCTCGGTGAAGGTGGCGGCCCACCGCTCGCACTCGCCGAAGTCCAGCAACTGCATCTGGTGGGCGTAGAACTGCTGCACCTGCGCGTACAGGGCGCCGAACGCTTCCGCGTCCCGCGGCCGGACGGCGGCTCGGGCGGTTGTCGACTGCGTGGTCATGGACTTCTCCGTTCCCTCGTGTCCCGCGTTCTCCGCCACGGTCCGGGACCCGGGTCGAGCGGGCTTCGAGGACACCTCGAAGACCGCGTCTCAAGTGATGTTCGTGCGGCCTTCGAGCTGACCGGGACACGGTCGAAGCCACCATCGCCGCTCGGGAGGCAGACGAATGACGACAGTGACGAACCCGGTAGCCCTGGTCACCGGGGGCACGAGTGGCATCGGCCTGGCCGTGGCCCGGGACCTGGGGCGCCGGGGGAACCGTGTCTTCCTCTGCGCCCGCGACGGGGACAAGGTCGAGCGGACCGTCAAGGAACTGCGCGAGGAGGGCCTGGAGGTGGCGGGCGCACAGGCCGACGTGCGCTCCGCCGACTCCGTCGCGCTCCTGGTCCGCTCCGTGATCGACACCTTCGGCCCGGTCAACGTCCTGGTCAACAACGCGGGGCGCAGCGGGGGCGGCCCGACGGCCGGTATCACGGACGAGCTCTGGTACGACGTCATCGACACCAACCTCAACAGCGTCTTCCTGGTGACCCGCGCCGCGCTCACCACCGGCGGCCTGGCGGACGCCGGTTACGGCAGGATCATCAACATCGCCTCGACCGCCGGGAAGCAGGGCGTACTGCTGGGAGCCCCCTACTCCGCGTCGAAGCACGGTGTCGTTGGCTTCACCAAGGCGCTGGGCAAGGAACTGGCCCCGGCCGGCATCACCGTCAACGCCGTGTGTCCCGGCTATGTGGAGACCCCCATGGCCGAACGGGTCCGCCAGGGCTACGCGGCCGCCTGGGGCACCACGCAGGACGACGTACGGCAACGGTTCGAGGCGAAGATCCCGCTCGGGCGCTACTCGACTCCCGAGGAGGTGGCGGGCCTCATCGGCTACCTGACCACCGAACATGCCGCCTCCATCACGGCACAGGCGCTCAATGTCTGTGGCGGTCTGGGCAACTTCTGATCCGAAAGGGGCTTTTGGATGTCTGCCGAGCGAGTGCACCACGCCAGGCACGAGATCAACGTGGCCGCGCCGGCGAGCGTGGTCTACGGGATCGTCTCCGACGCGGTCACCTGGCCGCTGTACTTCCCGCCGAACGTTCACGTAGAGCAGCTGGAGTCCGACGGGCAGCGGGAACGGCTGCGCATGTGGGCCACGGCCAACGGCCGGACCACGTCATGGACCTCACGCCGGGAGCTCGACCCCGAGGCACGGCGGATCGAGTTCCGGCAGGAGCAGTCGGCGGCACCGGTGAAGTCCATGGGCGGGACCTGGATCGTCGAGCCGCGCGGCGCCGCGGCGTCGCGACTGGTCCTGCTGCACGACTTCACCGTGGCGGGCGATTCGGCGGACGACGTGGCGTGGGTGGAGCGTGCGACCGACACCAACAGCCGTGCCGAGCTGGGCAGTCTGAAGAAGCTCGCCGAGCGCTGGACGCGTCTGGGCGACCTCGCGCTGTCCTTCGAGGACTCCGTCCGGGTCGACGGACCGGCCGAGCCGGTCTACGAGTTCCTCTACCGGGTGCGCGACTGGCCGGACCTCGTGCCGCACGTGTCCCGGCTGGACGTGGTGGAGGACGAATCCGGGGTCCAGGTGATGTCGATGGACACCCGCACCGCGGACGGCTCCACACACACCACCGAATCGGTGCGCGTCTGCTTCCCGCATGCAGGGCGCATCGTCTACAAGCAGACGGTGACGCCCGCGCTGATGTCGGCCCACATCGGCGAGTGGCAGGTCGTCCCCGACGTGTCGGGCGTGACGGTCACCTCGCATCACGGTGTGGTCCTGCGCGAGGAGAACATCCCTCGGGTGCTCGGCGAGGGCGCCGGCGTCGCCGAGGCGCGCTCGTACGTGCGCGAGGCGCTCGGCCGCAACAGCACCGCGACTCTCAACCTCGCGAAGGAATATGCCGAGAAATACACAGAGGGCGCGACCAGGAGTGAAATTTCCCAAATAAAGCTCAACTAAGGATTCCGAAGAAGTCTGGCCGATTTCAGCGGCAGCAACGCCCGAGCTGACGGCGAACCCGAGTATCGAGGGCGTGAGTGGAGTATCGTCACACCGTGATGAGTTCTTGACTCATCTTTTTGACTCGGCGCCACAGCGCGGAGAGACGGGGAGAATTCATGGAGATCCAGCTTCTGGGTCCCTTCGGGGCGACCATACGAGGTGAATCCATCGTTCCCACGGCTGGGAAGCCGCGGCAGATCCTTGCCCTTCTGGCACTGCACCCGGGCAGGATACTACCGGTGTCCACCCTCATGGACGAGCTGTGGGGTACGGAACCGCCTGCGAGCGCACTGACCACGCTCCAGACGTACATACTCCAGCTCCGCCGCCGCCTGGGCACCGCCCTGGGGCCGGACGCGTTGAGCACGGCGAAGGACGTGCTCGCCACCCGGCACGGCGGTTATGTCCTCCAGATGGAGCCGGCGTGCACCGATGTGCGCCAGTACGAGCGCCTGGTGGCCTCCGCGCAGAGCGCTTTCGAGCAGAACCGGGACGAGGAGGCTTCCGCGACCTTCTCCAAGGCACTGTCCCTGTGGGAAGGCCCGGCGCTCGTCGACGTACCCGTCGGGCCGGTCCTGGAGATCGAGGTCATGCGACTGGAGGAGTCCCGCCTGGTCGCCACGGAGCGCCGGATCGACGCCGATCTACGGCTGGGCAAGCACTCCCGGCTGATCGCCGAGCTGTTCGACCTGATCTCCCGTCATCCGCAACACGAGGGCCTGCACTCCCAGGTGATGGTCGCCCTCTACCGCTCCGGCCGCCAGGCGTCCGCCCTGAGCGTCTACCGCGATCTGCGCACCCGGCTGATCGAGGAACTGGGCGTGGAACCCTCACCACAGCTGCAACGGCTCCACCAGGCCATCCTCACCGTCGACAGCCGCCTCGATCTCCTCACCGATGAACGCCGAGGCTCCACGTTCGACTTGTACGCGGCCTGACCACCCTTCCGGTCCCGGCTCTGCCGTCCTCAAGGGAACGGCGGAGCCGGCCGGATGCAGGGACCCTCGGAGGTCCGAGGTGGCGACTCGCTCGATGCGCACACCGGTCGTCGGAGAACCACCACCGAGCGCAGGACGTCGCCCGTGCGCATGCGGGCGACGGCGTCACCACCTCGTCCAGGGGGATGGTCTCGCTGACGAAGACATCGAGGCCCAGACGGCCCTCACACAGAGGTCGATGAGCATGAGGAAGTCACGCGAGGCAGCTCTGCCGCAGGGCTCCGGCGACAACAGGTCGCGGCAAAGCGCTCTTCACCCCCGCACCGTCTGCGTTTAAGCCGCAGGTGAAGACGCGTAGCGGAAGCCTACGAAGTGCTCCATGCGGAGCAATGCTCATGACTTGTGGATCAGCCCCCGGGCGGCGCGTGAAGGGCGTACCTTCCCGAGGGATCGATTGATGGTCATCGAGTAGGCCCGTGTTCGCAGCACGGGTCGGGAAGGCATGCCCGTGCTCAGCGTAGTCAACGAAGACGGCACCACCGCAACCGGTTCGCTGATCGACGAGATCGTGCGGGAAGGCGCCCGCCGGATGCTCGCCGCCGCTCTGGCGATGGTGTTCAAGCTGGCCGAAGCCGCCCAGGCCCGCTGGCGGGCGGTCACCGCACCCCACCTCGTCGCCCTCGTCCGGTCCGGCGCCCGCTTCGAAAACGGCCACCTCACCGAACGACCCGAAGCCGCCTGAACCTCGACTCACCCACCAGTATTGAAAATTACCCCGACCTGTCGCCGTATAGTCCAAGGCCCAAAGAAAAGACCTAACGCGCTACCCGACGGATTGAGCCCGACAAGTCGATTGACCCGCGCCATCTGGCCCCAGGACGACCACCTCACACTCCGTCAGAAACAGCGTCGAACGAGCGTCAAGACATTTCCCAAATCCGTCTCTGACGGAGTTGAGCAGAGCGTTCTGGACTCACACTCGCGCTGCTAAACCGCAGGTGAACCACGTGGCGGCTACCTAAAACAGGCTCCACGCGGTGAACTTCGGGAAACAGGTCGGGCACCACCGACCACATCTGGAAAACACAAGAAAGCCGCAGGTCAGACGCCCTTTGTCGCGGGCTCCAAAATCGCCACGCACTCCACGTGCGACGTCATCGGAAACAGATCGAACGCCCGGAGCGTCCGCACCCGGTATCCGCCCTCGCGGAAGTAGCCCAGGTCACGGGCGAGCGCGGCGGGGTCGCAGGCGACGTAGGCGATGCGGCGGGCGCCCAGGGTGGCGAGGTGGGCGACCGTGTTGCGGCCGGCGCCGGCGCGGGGCGGGTCCAGGACGATGAGGTCGGCCTCGGTGATGCCGGTGCGGGGCAGGACCGACTCGACCTTGCCCTGCTCGATGCGGACCCGGGGGAAGCCGGCCAGGTTGTGGCGCGCGTCCTCCACCGCCCGCTTGCCGGACTCGATGCCGAGGACCGCGCCCTTCTCGCCGAGGCGGTCGGCGAGGGCGCCGGCGAACAGGCCCACGCCGCAGTACAGGTCCAGGGCCATCTCGCCCTTGCGCGGCATCAGGCCCTGCATGACGGCCGTGACCAGGGTGTCGGCAGCCTTCGGGTGGACCTGCCAGAAGCCGCCGCTGCCGACGCGGTAGGTGTGGTCGTCGGCGCGCTCGCGCACGAACGCACGGCCGTGGACGCGGTGGATGCCGCCGTCGTTCTCCTCGACGCGCATGACGGAGACGGGCTTGTCCAGCTCGACGAGCGGCAGCCGGGCCCCGGGCCGCGGCTCCAGGATCACCATGCGGTCCTGGGACCCCGTCGCGGCGATCGCCTCCACGGAGGCCATGCCGGACCAGTCCCGCTCCTCGATGCCGAGTTCGCTGACGCCGGCCGCCGCGATCATGCAGTGGTCGATCGGTTCGACCTCGTGCGAGCGGTGGCGGCGCAGTCCGGCGTTGCCGTCGGCGTCCACCGCGTACTGCACGCGCGTCCGCCACTGCGGCACCTGACCCGCCGGGAGCTTGTCGCCCTCGGCCGGGAGGACCGTGCCGTCCCAGCCCGCCTCCTCGGGAGTGAGGCCGGCGAGCCGCTGGAGCTGTTCGGCGATCACGTCGGCCTTGAGGCGGCGCTGGGCGCCCGGCTTGGCGTGCTGCCAGTCGCAGCCGCCGCAGCGGCCGGGCCCGGCGAAGGGACAGGGGGCCTCGATGCGGTCCTTGGACGCCTCGACGATGCGCACCGCGTCGGCGCGGAGGAAGCGGGCGCCCTGCTCGCCCTCCGTCACCCGGGCCACGACCCGCTCGCCGGGCAGCGTGTGCCGGACGAACAGCACCTGTCCCTCGGACGTACGGGCGATGCAGTGGCCGCCGTGGGCGACGGGGCCGATCTCGACCTCGTACTCCTCACCCACCAGGGACGTGCTCGGTTCTGCCTGCATGGTGGGGTGACTCCAGATCGGGAAGCGGAAATGCGGCGCGGGGGCGGCCGCACACCGGTGTGCCGGACAACAGCCCACCAGTCTACGGCCTCCCCGCCCGGCCTCAGTCCTTGCCCGACGGCTCCTTGGCCCGCATGACGGCCGGCCCGCGCCGGACCGCGCCCGGCGCGTTCCACTCCTGCCGCTTGCGGGCGCGGGTCCGGGCGGCTTCGGAGGAGGCCAACTGGTAGGGGACGGAGGTGACCATCACGCCGGCCGTGAACAGCAGGCGGCCCTTCAGGCGCAGGGCGCTCTGGTTGTGCAGCAGGTGTTCGTACCAGTGGCCGACCACGTACTCGGGGATGATCACGGAGACCGCGTCGCGCGGGGACTCCTTGCGCAGGCTCTTGACGTACTCGATCACCGGGCGGGTGACCTCGCGGTACGGCGAGTCCAGGACCTTCAGCGGTACGTCGATCCCACGCCGCTCCCACTCCTCGCGCAGCGCCTTGGTCTCGGCCGGGTCCACGTTGACGGTGAGCGCCTCCAGGGTGTCGGAGCGCATCAGCTTCGCGTAGGCCAGGGCACGGAGCGTGGGGCGGTGGATCTTGGAGATCAGGACGACCGAGTGGACGCGGGAGGGGCGCACCATGTCGTCGCTCGGGCCCTCGGGGGCGGCGATCTCCTCGGCGACCCGGTCGTAGTGCTTCCGGATCGCGGTCATCGTCGCGTAGAAGATGCACATGCCGAGCAGGGCCACCCAGGCGCCGTGGGTGAACTTGGTGACCAGGACAACGACGAGCACCAGGCCGGTGAAGAACGCGCCGAACGTGTTGATCGCGCGGGAGCGGATCATGTGGCTGCGCTTGGCCGGGTCCTTCTCGACCGCGAGGTGGCGGTTCCAGTGGCGGACCATGCCGGTCTGGCTGAGCGTGAAGGACACGAACACGCCGACGATGTAGAGCTGGATCAGGCGGGTTGAGTCGGCGCCGTAGATGAACACCAGCAGCATCGCCGCTCCGGAGAGCAGCACGATGCCGTTGGAGAAGGCGAGGCGGTCGCCGCGGGTGTGGAGCTGGCGCGGCAGGTAGCGGTCCTGGGCGAGGATCGAGCCGAGCAGCGGGAAGCCGTTGTAGGCCGTGTTGGCGGCCAGGAACAGCACCAGCGCGGTGGCGGCGGCCAGGACGACGAACAGGAAGCTGCCCTTGCCGAAGACCGCCTCGGCGACCTGGGAGATCACCGGGTTCTGCACGTAGTCCCCGCCGAGCGGGACACCGTGGTGCAGCAGGTCGGTCGCGGGGTTCTCGGCCATGCGGACCTTGGTGGTCATGGCGAGCGCGATGATGCCGCAGAACATGGTGACGGCCAGCAGGCCCATCATCGCGAGCGTGGTGGCGGCGTTCTTCGACTTGGGCTTGCGGAAGGCGGGGACGCCGTTGGAGATCGCCTCGACGCCGGTGAGGGCCGCACAGCCGGAGGAGAAGGCGCGCAGCAGCAGGAAGACGAGGGCGAAGCCGGCGAGTCCCTGGTGCTCGGCCCTGATGTGGTAGTCGGCGGTCGGGGCGCGCATGGTGTCGCCCAGGAACAGGCCGCGGAAGGCGCCCCAGGCGATCATGACGAACACGCCGCCGACGAAGACGTACGTCGGGATCGCGAAGAGCTTGCCCGACTCCTTCACGCCGCGCAGGTTCATCAGCGTCAGCAGGATGATCACGGCGGCGGCGCAGAGCACCTTGTGCTGGACCACGTAGGGGATCGCGGAGCCGAGGTTCTCGATGCCGGAGGCGATGGAGACGGCGACGGTCAGCACGTAGTCGACGAGCAGGGCGCTGGCCACGGTCAGGCCGGCCTTGGGGCCGAGGTTGGTGGTGGCGACCTCGTAGTCGCCGCCGCCGCTCGGGTAGGCGTGCACGTTCTGCCGGTATGAGGCGACCACGGTGAACATCAGCACCACGACCGCGACGGCGATCCAGGGGCTGAAGTGGTACGCCGACACGCCCGCGATGGACAGGACCAGCAGGACCTCCCCCGGCGCGTAGGCGACGGAGGACAGCGGGTCGGAGGCGAAGACGGGGAGTGCGATGCGCTTCGGCAGGAGCGTCTCGCCCAGCCGGTCACTGCGCAGTGCGCGCCCGATCAGGATCCGTTTGGGCACGTCGGTCAGTTTGGACACGAGAGAGGATCGTAAGCCTTCGAACTGGCACCCGCCCACCCGGCATGCTCGATCTGCCTCACGAGTGAAATCGGGGGCGCACGGAACTGCGGATTCCGTGGTCAGGGTGCCCTCCGCGTCTGGATGGCAAACCCCGCCTGTCATCGCGCTCCGGAGGTGCCATGCCCGCGACCGCGGAGCTGATCGGGGCGGCGCTCGCCGTCGCCGGCCTCGGAATCCTGACCCTGTGCAGCGTGCGCAGCATCACTCGGCGGCGGATGCTCCCGGTCCCGGCACAGGGGTGCCGTCCGGGCGGCGCCCGTGTGTAGCTTTGGGCGTCGGTCTGAGACCCTGATGCTCAGCAGTAACTTTTGGACACCGGAAGGACGGTCGTGCACATCGTCATCATGGGTTGCGGAAGAGTGGGTTCCGCTCTTGCCCAGACCCTGGAGCAACAGGGACACACGGTCGCCGTGATCGACCAGGATCCCACCGCCTTCCGCCGGCTGGGCCCGGGATTCGGGGGCCGCCGGGTCACCGGCGTCGGCTTCGACCAGGACACCCTGCGCGAGGCGGGCATCGAGGAGGCCGGTGCCTTCGCCGCCGTCTCCAGCGGTGACAACTCCAACATCATCTCCGCGCGCGTGGCCCGCGAGATGTTCGGCGTGCAGAACGTCGCCGCCCGCATCTACGACCCTCGCCGCGCCGAGGTCTACCAGCGCCTGGGCATCCCCACCGTGGCCACGGTCCGCTGGACCGCCGACCAGATGCTGCGCCGCCTGCTGCCCTCCGGGGCCGAGCCGCTGTGGCGCGACCCCACCGGCGGGGTGCAGCTCGCCGAGGTGCACGCCTCCCCGAAGTGGGTCGGTCACAAGATCAGCAGGCTCCAGGAGGAGACGGGCGTCCGGGTGGCGTTCCTGACCCGCCTGGGCGAGGCGATCCTGCCCACCTCGCAGACGGTGCTCCAGGAGGGCGACCTCGTGCACGTGATGATGTGGACGGACGACGTGGAGAAGGTCGAGGCGGCGTTCGCCGGTGGCCCGGAAGAGGAGAGCGGTCACTGATGAGGGTCGCCATTGCCGGGGCCGGTGCCGTCGGCCGCTCGATCGCGGGCGAACTGCTCGAGAACGGCCACGAGGTCCTGCTGATCGACAAGGCGCCGACCGCCATCTCGGTCGAGCGCGTCCCGCAGGCGGAGTGGCTGCTGGCCGACGCCTGTGAGATCACCTCCCTGGACGAGGCGGCGTTGCAGCGCTGCAACGTCGTGATCGCCGCGACCGGCGACGACAAGGTGAACCTGGTCGTCTCGCTGCTCGCCAAGACGGAGTACGGCGTTCCGCGCGTCGTGGCCCGCGTGAACAACCCCAAGAACGAGTGGCTGTTCAACGAGGCCTGGGGCGTCGACGTCGCCGTCTCCACCCCGCGCCTGATGTCCGCCCTGGTCGAGGAGGCGGTGAGCGTCGGCGACCTGGTCCGCCTGCTGCGCTTCAGCCACGGTGACGCCAACCTGGTGGAGCTGACCCTGCCGGAGGAGTCGGCCCTGGCCGGCACCCAGGTCGGCGACGTGGAGTGGCCGCAGGACACCTCCCTCGTCACGATCATCCGCGGCACCCGCGTGCTGACCCCCTCCGGGGAGGACTCCCTGGAACCGGGCGACGAACTTCTCTTCGTGGCCGCGCAGGCCCGGGAGGAGCAGCTGGAGGAACTGCTGTCGGTACGCCGGGAAGAGGCCTGAGCCTCTCCCACGGCAGGCGGCCGGCACAGCCGGTGGCCGGTCCGGCGGCAGGCGATGGTACGGCGGAGGGCGCCCCTGATGTCAGGGGCGCCCTCCGCCGTCGTAGGACCTCGCTCACGCCTCCCGGCGGTGCCGCCCGCCCGTGGGCTCGCCGCTCTCCGCGGCCAGAGCGGTCTCGCGCTCCTTCCGCGCCTTCTCGGCCTGCTCCTCGGCCTCCATCTCCGCGAAGACGTCGATGGGAGCCGGCGCCTTGGCGAGGAAGACCCAGGTCAGCCAGACCGCCAGGAGGAACGGCGGGATCTTCAGGGCGATCAGGATCCAGCCGAGCTGGGTGGTGTCGGCCCACCAGTACAGCGGGAAGAGGACCGCGCACTTGGCGAGCAGGATCAGGCCCCAGGCCCAACTGGCCTTGGCGTACGCCTTCTTGCGGCCCGGGTTGCGGGTGCGCCAGGAGAGGTTCTCCTTGAAGACCGGGCCGAGGATCAGGCCGATCAGGGGCACACCGGCGAGGGTCGTGACGATGTACGCCACCGCCAGGCCCAGGGTGTAGATCATGCCCGGGAGGTAGAAGTCCTTGGCGTTGCCGGTGAACATCGCGAACACGACGCCGAAGGCCACACCGAAGACACCGCTGAAGGCGTGCTTGACGGTGTCCCTCATGGCCAGCCGGACCACGACCAGCACCAGTGACACGACCAGCGCGGCGATCGCCGAGAGGTGCAGGTCCTTGTTGATCGTGAAGATCGTGACGAAGAGCAGGCCCGGCACGACCGTCTCGACCATGCCGCGCACACCGCCGAACGCCTCGAACAGCGCGGCCTCGGTCACCGCGCGGGCGTCGTCCGGGCGGGGGCCGCCCGGCTCGTGCACGTCCGACGGGGGCTGGTCGGTGTCTTCGGTCGGCTTGTCGAGGGACGTCACCGGCTACTCCCGTCCGAGGGGTCGCAGTTCGTATTTCGGGTTGAACAGCACCCGGCGGCCCCGGCTCATCGAGATCCGGCCCGATGCGATCAGCTTGCGCCCCGGTTCTATGCCCACGATGGAACGCCTGCCGAGCCACACCACGTCCAGCGCGGCCGAGCCGTCGAACAGCTCGGCCTCCAGGGCCGGGACGCCGGCACGCGGGCGCAGGGTGACCGTGCGCAAGGTACCAGTTACGGTGACGATCTGCCGGTCACGGCAGTCGCCGATCTTCGTGCAGCCCGCCGTCTCGGCGTCCTCGCGCAGCTCCTCGGACTCCAGGTCCTCCTGCGACGAGGAGAGCCGGTCGAGCATGCGCCGGAACCGGCCGGCCGGCTTTTCGGAACGAGGAACAGCACTCATACCTGAAGCGTACCGGGGTGTGACGGCAGGACCGTAGCGCAGCTCGCTTCCCCGCGACCGTCCCGCACGGCGGACCACCGACGCCTGGTTCCTCCGCAGCCTCACTTCTCGAACCGGTAGCCCATGCCCGGCTCAGTGATGAAGTGCTTCGGGTGCGAGGGGTCCGCCTCCAGCTTCCTGCGCAGTTGGGCCATGTACACCCGCAGATAGTTGGTCTCGGTGCCGTACGACGGCCCCCACACCTCCTGGAGCAGTTGTTTCTGGCCGACCAGGCGGCCGGTGTTGCGGACCAGCACCTCCAGCAGGTGCCACTCGGTGGGGGTGAGCCGGACGTCCCGGCCGCCGCGGTCGACCTTCTTGGCGGCCAGGTCGACGGTGAAGCCCTCGGTCTCCACGGTCGTCAGGTCGTCCTCGCCGGGGCCGGCCGGCTCGGCCCGGCGGACGGCGGCGCGCAGCCGGGCCAGCAGCTCGTCCATGCCGAAGGGCTTGGTGACGTAGTCGTCGGCGCCGGCGTCCAGCGCCTCCACCTTCTCGTCGGAGGAGTGCCGCGCGGAGAGCACCAGGATCGGCACGCGGGTCCAGCCGCGCAGGCCCCGGATCACCTCGACGCCGTCCATGTCGGGCAGGCCGAGGTCGAGGACGACGACGTCGGGGTGGCGGGAGGCGGCGAGTTCGAGGGCGGCCCTGCCGTCGGAGGCGGCGTCGACCTCGTACCTGCGCGCCTTGAGGTTGATCACGAGGGCGCGCACGATCTGCGGCTCGTCGTCGACCACGAGCACCCGGGTCGTCATAGGACCTGCCTTTCCGGTTCAGCGATGTCCGCGTCCGCCGCGGGCCGCGGACCCCCGTCGTCCGCGGTGCCCGGATCCTTGCCGTCCGGGCTCGCGTCGCAGGAGCGGGGGCGCGGGCCCGCCGCGCGCAGGGTCAGCACCATGGTGAGGCCGCCGCCCGGCGTGTCCTCGGCGTCGAGGGTGCCGCCCATGGCCTCGGCGAAGCCCCGGGCGACGGCGAGGCCGAGCCCGACGCCGGCGCCGCGCGGGGCGTCGCCGTAGCGTTGGAACGGCTCGAAGATACGGTCCTTGGCCTCGTCCGGCACACCCGGCCCCCGGTCCACCACCCGCACCTCCACGCGGTCGGCGAGGGCACTGGCGGCGACCAGGACGCGCCGCCCGGGCGGGCTGTACTTGACGGCGTTCTCCACGAGGTTGGCCACCGACCGCTCCAGCAGTCCGGGGTCGACGGCGACCATGGGCAGCGTCTCCGGCACGTCCAGTCCGACGCTGCCCTCGGGTACGCCCCCGAGCGCCATCGGCACGACCTCGTCGACGTCGATCTCCCGGATCAGCGGGGTGACCGTACCGGTCTGGAGCCGGGACATGTCGAGCAGGTTGCCGACGAGGTGGTCGAGGCGGTCCGCGCCCTCCTCGATGCCCGCGAGCAGCTCCGCCTCGTCCTCCTCGGACCAGGCCACGTCGTCCGAGCGCAGGGAGGACACGGCGGCCTTGATGCCGGCCAGCGGGGTGCGCAGGTCGTGGCTGACGGCCGCCAGCAGGGCGGTGCGGATGCGGTTGCCCTCGGCGAGCGTGCGGGCCCGGTCGGCCTCCTCCCGCAGGCGCCGGCGGTCCAGCACGACGGCCGCCTGGGCGGCGAAGGCGGCCAGTACCCGGCGGTCCTCGGCGGGCAGCACCCGGCCGGTGAGCGCGAGTGCCATGTGGTCGCCGACGGGCATGTCGACGTCGGCGTCCTCGGGGCGTTCCAGCGGCGGCCCGAAGCCGGCGCGGCCCGCACAGGTCCAGGGAGCGACATCGCCCTCGCGCTCCAGCAGGGCGGCCGACTCCATGGCGAAGGTCTCGCGGACCCGCTCCAGCAACTCCTCCAGGCCGGTCTCGCCGCGCAGCACGTTCCCGGCGAGGAAGGAGAGGATCTCGGACTCGGCGCGCAGCCGGGCTGCCTGATGGGTGCGCCGGGCGGCGAGGTCGACCACCGAGGCGACCGACATGCCGACGCCGAAGAAGATGGCGATGGCGACGATGTTCTTGGGGTCGGCGACGGTCAGCCGGTGCAGCGGCGGCGTGTAGAAGTAGTTCAGCAGCAGCGAGCCGAGGGCCGCCGCGGCGAGGGCGGGCAGCAGGCCGCCGAGCAGGGCCGCGGCGACGGTGACGGCCAGGAACAGCAGCATGTCGTTGGCGAGGCCGAGGTCGACGGTGTTCAGCAGCACCGCGAGGACGGCCGGGCCGGCCAGACCGACGGCCCAGCCCTGGACGACCCGGGTCCGCCCGAGCTGCCCGCCGCGTGTGACGGGCAGTCCCCGGCCCTTGGCGACCTCCTCGTGGGTGACGATGTGCACGTCCAGGTCGGCGCCGGAGTCCCGGGCGACGGTCGCGCCGACGCCGGGTCCGAAGACGTACTGCCAGGGCTTGCGGCGCGAGGAGCCCAGCACGATCTGGGTGGCGTTGACACCGCGCGCGAAGTCGAGCAGGGCGGCCGGTATGTCGTCGCCGACCACGTGGTGGAAGGTGCCGCCGAGGTCCTCCACGAGGGTGCGCTGGACGGCCAGCTCCTTGGGGGAGGCGGAGGTCAGGCCGTCACTGCGGGCGATGTAGACGGCGAGGACCTCGCCGCCGGCGCCCTTCTCGGCGAGCCGGACCGCCCGGCGGATGAGGGTGCGTCCCTCGGGGCCACCGGTCAGGCCCACCACGATCCGCTCCCGCGAGCCCCATATC contains:
- a CDS encoding APC family permease, with product MSKLTDVPKRILIGRALRSDRLGETLLPKRIALPVFASDPLSSVAYAPGEVLLVLSIAGVSAYHFSPWIAVAVVVLMFTVVASYRQNVHAYPSGGGDYEVATTNLGPKAGLTVASALLVDYVLTVAVSIASGIENLGSAIPYVVQHKVLCAAAVIILLTLMNLRGVKESGKLFAIPTYVFVGGVFVMIAWGAFRGLFLGDTMRAPTADYHIRAEHQGLAGFALVFLLLRAFSSGCAALTGVEAISNGVPAFRKPKSKNAATTLAMMGLLAVTMFCGIIALAMTTKVRMAENPATDLLHHGVPLGGDYVQNPVISQVAEAVFGKGSFLFVVLAAATALVLFLAANTAYNGFPLLGSILAQDRYLPRQLHTRGDRLAFSNGIVLLSGAAMLLVFIYGADSTRLIQLYIVGVFVSFTLSQTGMVRHWNRHLAVEKDPAKRSHMIRSRAINTFGAFFTGLVLVVVLVTKFTHGAWVALLGMCIFYATMTAIRKHYDRVAEEIAAPEGPSDDMVRPSRVHSVVLISKIHRPTLRALAYAKLMRSDTLEALTVNVDPAETKALREEWERRGIDVPLKVLDSPYREVTRPVIEYVKSLRKESPRDAVSVIIPEYVVGHWYEHLLHNQSALRLKGRLLFTAGVMVTSVPYQLASSEAARTRARKRQEWNAPGAVRRGPAVMRAKEPSGKD
- a CDS encoding potassium channel family protein, whose protein sequence is MHIVIMGCGRVGSALAQTLEQQGHTVAVIDQDPTAFRRLGPGFGGRRVTGVGFDQDTLREAGIEEAGAFAAVSSGDNSNIISARVAREMFGVQNVAARIYDPRRAEVYQRLGIPTVATVRWTADQMLRRLLPSGAEPLWRDPTGGVQLAEVHASPKWVGHKISRLQEETGVRVAFLTRLGEAILPTSQTVLQEGDLVHVMMWTDDVEKVEAAFAGGPEEESGH
- a CDS encoding potassium channel family protein: MRVAIAGAGAVGRSIAGELLENGHEVLLIDKAPTAISVERVPQAEWLLADACEITSLDEAALQRCNVVIAATGDDKVNLVVSLLAKTEYGVPRVVARVNNPKNEWLFNEAWGVDVAVSTPRLMSALVEEAVSVGDLVRLLRFSHGDANLVELTLPEESALAGTQVGDVEWPQDTSLVTIIRGTRVLTPSGEDSLEPGDELLFVAAQAREEQLEELLSVRREEA
- a CDS encoding DUF3159 domain-containing protein, translated to MTSLDKPTEDTDQPPSDVHEPGGPRPDDARAVTEAALFEAFGGVRGMVETVVPGLLFVTIFTINKDLHLSAIAALVVSLVLVVVRLAMRDTVKHAFSGVFGVAFGVVFAMFTGNAKDFYLPGMIYTLGLAVAYIVTTLAGVPLIGLILGPVFKENLSWRTRNPGRKKAYAKASWAWGLILLAKCAVLFPLYWWADTTQLGWILIALKIPPFLLAVWLTWVFLAKAPAPIDVFAEMEAEEQAEKARKERETALAAESGEPTGGRHRREA
- a CDS encoding OB-fold nucleic acid binding domain-containing protein → MSAVPRSEKPAGRFRRMLDRLSSSQEDLESEELREDAETAGCTKIGDCRDRQIVTVTGTLRTVTLRPRAGVPALEAELFDGSAALDVVWLGRRSIVGIEPGRKLIASGRISMSRGRRVLFNPKYELRPLGRE
- a CDS encoding response regulator — translated: MTTRVLVVDDEPQIVRALVINLKARRYEVDAASDGRAALELAASRHPDVVVLDLGLPDMDGVEVIRGLRGWTRVPILVLSARHSSDEKVEALDAGADDYVTKPFGMDELLARLRAAVRRAEPAGPGEDDLTTVETEGFTVDLAAKKVDRGGRDVRLTPTEWHLLEVLVRNTGRLVGQKQLLQEVWGPSYGTETNYLRVYMAQLRRKLEADPSHPKHFITEPGMGYRFEK